ACGGAGTCACTGTCCATGTGCGATGTGCCGTAGCCGTCGTCTCCCGCTGGCTCGAAGTCCCCGGCCTTGATAGGAAGCACATCCCTGGACAGCAGGTAACGAGGCGTCCGCGTGGGGCGGGGCCTGGGTATCGACTCGTAGATGTGGTCCGTCGTTGACGCGAACAGCCTCGTAGAGGCATTCGGCCCAACAGTCCGGAATACGCCGAGCTTCTCGAACTCGTCGGCCGTCTCGGACCCGTCTCCTCTGGAGCCCAGCTTTGCCGCCGCCTTCTTCGAGGATGACCTGTGGAGGGACCATAGCCTCTTGAAGGGGTTGCTCGAGGTCGAGGACGTGGAGGACTTTTTGGACAGCGTGGACATCTGGGACTTGAGCGTGGGCACCCCGGAGGAAGGCAGGTCGACGAAGGAGCAGGCCGACTTCTTGCTGGCTGAAGACAGGGACTTCTTGAGGCCGTTGAGCTGCACCTGGTGCTTGGGCACCACGTGGTGCGCCACCTTGATCTCGCTGCGCCACCGGTCCGCTTCCTCGAGGCAGTGTCTGAGCATGCGGTTGTACAGCTGGCTCGACTTGCCCATCTTGCGCGAGTCCCGCTCCGGCACGAAGGAGAAGGTGGAGCCCATGTCGATCTCCAGCAGCGTGGGCCGGCCCTCCTGAAGGCTGCAGGCCAGCACCACTTCTTGCTCCTGCGCGAATAAATGGCCGTCGAGAAACGATATACAGTCAAGCCTCATGGCGGATAAATTCAACCTGAAACAACATTTATTCGTCGTaatcgctttttcttgttatgACCATTGACGACTCTGACCGAATATGTCGAAGTTCGGCAGCGGCTGCAGATAAAGtgattgggaaatgggtccttaatcattttccaagcatttcctcataaagaagccgagcaccaggccaggggaaagcttgtgcccattgtatcgccggtgggtacccggcggctctgaggatcgaaccccgcacctcccgcatgcgaggcggatgctgcgATTGCTTTGCTATGTATTTTCACGTAGAGTGCCGCATAGAAACGTGATGAGTTCTTTGTCGGGCGTACCTAAAACGTAAGATGGAGCGGTCGACTAGGCGCGAAATGCAGTTTTTTCTCCTCCTTCAGCTCCCTCTGAACAGCAGCTGCCGTGCTAAGACACTGCCAAGAACTTCCCCACCGTTCTTGCTCTTACCGACTTGAACAGTTAAACTCATGCTACAACGTTGATACTTCTACTTGCAAAGGAATATTACTGCATTAACCAGAAGAGTTAAATTCCCGTTTCAAAGAGAGCCAAACAGGAGCGAAGATAGGCGGACAGGAGGTGACGTTCTTAGCTCCTGTTAATTCATCCTGTTTGTTGCGCAGTAAATTTTCCAGAAATACGATGCACCAAATAGCCGGACTTCGTACAGTTTTTGTACAGTCTTCCGTATTTCAATGGAAACTCTTACAAAATATGTGGCGTTCAATTCACTATATGTATCGAATAATGGGGTATACGCATGATTTCGTTATGGACATTGTtctcataacgaggttgaagtgCAGTCTTTGTCATAAGTATACAGCTCAAGGGGTTTACTTCTAACCCTTATATGGGAGCTCTTGTATTGTCCGTAGGAATTCTAGAAGGTGGTGACTGCAGTTACGTTCAAAGAATGCTGGAGATACATAACGAGCCACACAGCACGACCCAGAAACAAACCCCGTGGACTCTATACTCTTGAAAAGGGCTGCACATAAGTGATGATGCGACGTGAGTGTTTAGTTCCTGCATGTATGCAGATAGATGGATGAAATCAGCTTCCACGTGTACTCGTGCGAGCGCTCTACGGAGACCAGCAGAAGGTGGCTTTCACTGCATCAAAAGTTATATGTAGGCGAAGCGCGCTTTCAAGGGGGCGATGAACGGTGTCGTCGGGTAAAGCCCTCGGGACCACCCATCTTCGATGCCATTTGACCAAACTTTTCGCAAAATATGTATGCGTTGCAGTATATTTCGCAGGAGAAAAATAACCTTTTTTTATGCTTATGCTAAACGCACTGGAACAgctgatgaagtcgagagtttgacggaatcccgtctggccggggggatacatttcaaactAGAACAGCAGATTATCACAACCGGAAGGACTACGAAAGGCGTCAAAATCTGCGTGGGAGAGAATTGCACGCACACTCTGAACATTGCTCACGTGCACAGTTGAACCATTTCTATAGTGCCACCAACGTCAGGATCGTTTGCTACTTAGTAAAATTATAGCGAAGTGTCAGTTCAGAATCTCCTAAATTGACTCAATTTATCCTTCAAATATCACATTGAGTTCTAGCCTAAATTAAAAGTGCCTACAACACACTGTACACATAGACGTTTAATTCGGACCAAAGTGTATTGTGTTCTTATTGAGTCACAGCAGCGATAACACGGGAACactttgatattttttttttgcggtgtgtTTGTTGGTGGCTGCTTAAGTTTTCTCTTTGCGCTCCAGGCAGGGAATTCTGAGGATACCCCGCATCACCAGACGCCACATATTGCTGGTATACGTTCCGCACACAACGGTATCGCGCTTTATAAAATAAGCGCGACGTTTTGGAGGAGGGTAAGGGGGACAGGTGCCCGTACCTGCACGTGTTCGAGCCTGAGTATGCCGGTGAATCCGCACGGGGTCCTGAGCAGCGGTCCGCACACCAGGCGCACGGTGAGGGGCACCCGGGCGAAGCGCAGAAGCTGCGTCAGCGGGAACACGTGGTTGGGCGAGCGAGAGGAACGGCG
This portion of the Amblyomma americanum isolate KBUSLIRL-KWMA chromosome 10, ASM5285725v1, whole genome shotgun sequence genome encodes:
- the LOC144107888 gene encoding uncharacterized protein LOC144107888, with protein sequence MSLSSKNTDGSPRSGSWQPGLPPREFVRRVPLPQVVRIAERVHSPSSLDLSQPLVLYGAYRCRKVHARSLAPDARNAGLSTTGPPLVIPEGYAGWFAIISEDGHTAGYFSCLEQVALAHVSHFLAREPLQGYRLLGHSHETGRAEYSRTVVIPGQVLGFLGVYEDVNIRATSCGGALRGVSVSECRYAKCCHAATGDVVFVPLSSRGKFYSVARRSSRSPNHVFPLTQLLRFARVPLTVRLVCGPLLRTPCGFTGILRLEHVQEQEVVLACSLQEGRPTLLEIDMGSTFSFVPERDSRKMGKSSQLYNRMLRHCLEEADRWRSEIKVAHHVVPKHQVQLNGLKKSLSSASKKSACSFVDLPSSGVPTLKSQMSTLSKKSSTSSTSSNPFKRLWSLHRSSSKKAAAKLGSRGDGSETADEFEKLGVFRTVGPNASTRLFASTTDHIYESIPRPRPTRTPRYLLSRDVLPIKAGDFEPAGDDGYGTSHMDSDSVYDSIS